The Candidatus Eisenbacteria bacterium genome includes a region encoding these proteins:
- a CDS encoding polyprenol monophosphomannose synthase: protein MDKLVILPTYNERENIAPMLDKLLELPFGLDVLVVDDNSPDGTATLVEEHQRRSERVHLLKRPGKLGLGSAYRDGFRYALEHGAEYIFEMDADFSHDPAAIGEFLAAARDADIVLGSRYLNGVTVVNWPLSRLILSYSANVYTRIVTGLPLADSTGGFKCFRRRALEGIRLDHVKSEGYSFQIEMSFRCWKRGFRIKEIPILFVDRRAGVSKMSRRIIWEAAGMVWRLRFLDLFGRLE, encoded by the coding sequence ATGGACAAGCTCGTCATCCTCCCGACCTACAACGAACGCGAGAACATCGCGCCGATGCTCGACAAGCTGCTCGAGCTGCCCTTCGGGCTGGACGTGCTGGTCGTGGACGACAACTCCCCCGACGGGACCGCGACGCTCGTCGAGGAACACCAGCGCCGTTCCGAGCGCGTCCACCTGCTCAAGCGGCCCGGCAAGCTGGGCCTGGGCTCGGCCTACCGGGACGGCTTCCGCTACGCGCTCGAGCACGGCGCCGAGTACATCTTCGAGATGGACGCGGACTTCTCGCACGACCCGGCGGCCATCGGCGAGTTCCTCGCGGCGGCACGGGACGCCGACATCGTCCTCGGCAGCCGCTACCTGAACGGCGTGACGGTCGTGAACTGGCCGCTGAGCCGGCTCATCCTGTCGTACTCGGCGAACGTCTACACGCGCATCGTCACCGGCCTGCCGCTCGCGGATTCGACCGGGGGCTTCAAGTGCTTCCGGCGCCGGGCACTCGAGGGCATCCGGCTCGATCACGTGAAGTCCGAGGGCTATTCGTTCCAGATCGAGATGTCGTTCCGTTGCTGGAAGCGCGGATTCCGGATCAAGGAGATCCCCATCCTGTTCGTGGACCGCCGCGCGGGAGTCTCGAAGATGAGCCGCAGGATCATCTGGGAGGCCGCCGGCATGGTCTGGCGCCTGCGTTTCCTCGACCTGTTCGGCCGATT